The sequence TGGTGGCAGCAGCAATGAGCAAACATCTTCCCTTGGACCAAGTGATTGAGGTGTTATCTCAGGAAAGTGTAGCAATCTCCTCATATCTTTCTGTAAGATCCCTATTCGTAGCATAAACATGAAAGCAGTGATGAATGTATATGCCTCAGTTTTATTCTACAACTTCATTGCTATCTGGGCCAGTTGCTTCTGTACTTTCAGTCACACTGTTTGTGTTATTATATGCTGACTTGCCTGAGAAGTTACTCCAAAAAAACTATTTTCTCATATGGAATAATATTTTGCCTATCCAACTATTAATTCTATGTTTAAATTTCTGGAGCAACTGACCATTTGCAGAAAATTTCTGTAGAATTATATCTGGATCAACTTAGTTCCCACTGACTAAGCTGTGTATTTTCTCATAGACTATGTCAAAGCTATTCACTGTGGAAACACTTTGCTGGAAGCTGAATTTGCTCAAATCAGCTGCTGCATTTGCCAATTCACGACTTCATGCAGTGAAAGCTCAAACATTGATACTTGCAAGGTTGTCAACCTATTCCCATCTCTCTGGATTTGATGGTATCAACTATCAATAAAGCTAAATTTTCCTCGATTTcttgaaatattaattttaatactgATCCATCATATTCTACTTCTCACCCTTTAGTTCATCTTGTTGTCAGTATCCAATTTCTTATTCTTCAACAATATCCATGTTGTATTTAGAAGTTTACTGTTCATCACGCAGCTGATTGTTACTCTGCAGCGGACAAGATAAGTTGCTTCCAAGTAGAGATGAAGCTAATAGACTTTGTCAGGTGTTGCAAAAGTGTCAAGTTCGTCTATTCGCAAACAGTGGCCATGCCCTCTTCTTGGTAGGTGAATTGCTCGCTTTATTGTAATAGAGAGCTCTATTAGAAATGAAGATGCCATCCAGTTCGGTAAAGCTGTAAACATAAGGTTATTAAGAATTAGGGACAGAAGAGTAGATATAGGAGTGAGGCAAACCACCTGTGAATCATTAATGCCAATTGGTCAGTTGTTCTGGGAAGCAACAATTGTATACCTACATAATATCTTTAAAAGATTATGTTAACATAGATCTATTACATTATGCTCTTGAGGTTTGCTACATCATGGTACATTTTGCATATGTTGATCTCAGGAGATGCAGGAGCACGGCTTCAGTTTGGCCTCGATTTTAACTGGTGCCAGTTTCTACAGACGTGGAGAACGCCACAATTATGTCTCAGATTACTTGCCGCCAACCCCTTCTGAATTTTGGAGAATCTATGAATTACAAAGGTAAAATTGAATCCAGTACAGGCACCTCATTTCTGGTGTGAGttcattattttttgtttagttTCAAAACCATCTCAGCTCTTTGATCCATCTCCAGCACGTAATAGTATTGCTGTATTGGTGTCATCACTGACTATATTTAAGCAGATGGATTGAAACTGCCGTCAATCCTGTGGTCCTGTCAACTTTGGAAAATGGAGACATTGTTAGAAGTCTGGCTGGAATTCCTTCTGAAGGACCAGTGCTATATGTTGGTTATCATATGATGCTTGGCTTTGAAGTTGTGCCTCTTCTGGCCCGTTTTTGGATTGAAAGGAACATTCTATTACGAGGAATGACACATCCGATGGTGTTCACCATGTTAAGAGAAGGAATAATACCACCACCTTTGTCAGCCTTCGATAATATGAAGATCATGGGAGCAGTTCCGGTATCAGCAACTAATTTCTACAGGCTTCTCTCTTCAAATTCTCATGTTCTACTCTATCCTGGAGGAATGCGCGAGTCTCTTCATCGCAAGGTGATACGAAGTGGCCTTGCATATTATCTGATGAAATTGATGAGTATGTTTCTTCtttaatatattttcatgaaattTGTCTCAGCTGTCTTTAAATTTCAGGGTGAGGAATACAAACTATTCTGGCCAGAACAACCTGAGTTTGTCAGGGTTGCGGCTAAATTTGGAGCCAAAATCGTGCCTTTTGGTGTTGTTGGAGAGGATGATATTGGTCATGTAAGTTTGAATTATGTCTCTTTGCTCCTCTTTGTTGCACTTATTTCCCATTCTTCAACCTGAAAACACGAACACTCTTAACCTTCTATCGATCTTTCCATCAGTTACTCTTGGATTACAATGATCTGACACGCATTCCATATATAAAAAATGCTATAGAAGAGCTAACGGAGGAGGTGGTGAAGTTGAGGTATCTCTCCCCTTTGTTATATCCCCATGTCTCCACATGCACCGGCCACTACTTAATCTTTTGAATCCTTAAAAACATCAAGTAGATTATACAATGAACATGTCTGATCACAGGAGCGATGCTATAGGAGAGGTAGCAAACGAAAACGTTCACCTTCCAGTCATCATACCCAAAGTTCCTGGCcgtttttatttcttattcggGAAGCCTATAGAAACGGAAGGTCTGTGTATTGCATGCTCAAATGCAGCAGCTTCTATGTTTCTATATGATTGTTTTGGTTGTTTGTTTGTGTAGGAAGGAAGCAGAAAGTGAGAAGCAGAGAAAAAGCTCAAGAATTGTATTTGGAAGTGAAGAGTGAGGTTGAGAAATGTCTTGCTTATTtgaaggagaagagagagaatgatCCATATAGGCACATAGTTGCTCGTCTAACTTACCAAGCAATCCATGGATTTGATTCCGAGGTACCTACATTCGACTTCACCACCAAAACTCATCCCTGATATATACGAGATTCTGTATTATATATTGTATTGAAATAATATACTTgcatgaccattttgaagaacAAAagacaatatttggccactaattgaagaAATACAAAATCTatccattttttacattttcgGACTATTTTGCCTTTAATTAGGGCAGACCAGATTCGGGTTTGCGTgcgggttaggcacacatgacactattagtgccattagtgtcatatactcagTACTGCACGAAAAGTATTTATGGTCATAGTGCCATTAGTGTCATACGAATGGTACATATGGTCATATTAgtactattagtgtcatatacctTTGTGATGATATTATTCAGATGGGTACATTTATATGATATTTTTGAACACTTCCTCGTAGGGTTTACATTATCTATTTAGTGTTtatattatccatttagggtttggATTCTCTATTTAgtgtgctgcacgaatggtacttatggccatattagtgttaTATATTatcttatgtagtgttgcatgAATGGTATTTATGGTCATATTAATGTCATTAATGTCATATACTTAAAAATTTTTTTGGTTGGCAAACCCGATTACGACCTGAAtccggtccgccctaattaagggcaaaatagtattTACATGTAATAAATGGttagattttgtatttttttaattagtggccaaatattgtgtttccttcttcaaaatagcTATTTCAAAAATGCTCTCTATtgtatttgttttatttttctttctaataTAATTCTTGATGTGGAAAATGTGTAAATTTTGATAGAAATAGAAgctaaatattttgatttttcaagGATCACGATCAAATGATAAGTGAAATGTAACTGAATAACTGATTGTTTAAAACACTTTTAAATTTGACTTATTAGCTAGTGGTCAATAGTCATGGCTTTGTTGAGAAACTAGTTGTGCTCCCGCAACTGTATATTACACatataatttatcatttttataatttaaattctatAAAAGTAATTACAAACCTTATACTGatagatttattaaaaattgTGAGAtgattagaaaaaaataaatatgacattagaaaaataaattccGCTATATACAAATTTTATAATAGAACCACAATTGAGAATTTTTATTTTGCGCTTATGTCGTGTTATTTGAAACGGTGtacatatattatttataaaaacatgtgatttttctttatattttttagatatgTATTATTATGGAAATTTTGAattgtataattaattttacatatttattaaattttaaattgtatcattaataaaaatataattttcaccaaTGCTTCATTTCAGTGAAgttattgaatttttaaataGTTCACATTTGAAATTAATCGATTTTATACAGGAATGcgttaaatttaatttgaacgTTATAATTATAACACTCATATATCTAAGTACAAAGTCAAAAACTTTTGAAACTATTTCATGCCTATTTACGCAATATTAGGGCATCCACAGTGGAGAGCTAGATTGCACGGGTGcgagggggcgggtgcgggagcgatacgattcgggtgcagggatacggatttttaaaaattatagggtgcgattcgtgaaggatacgtctattatattatatatttttattatatataaccaatcaaatatatatatacatatatatatatatatatataaatttgtaataAGAAGGTGCTTAAAtcctcattttcatttaatctcatttatacgattctattttaaattttttaaaaaaaagaaacaaaaatttaaataaaaatactttaaaaatcaaaaccaaaaaaaaaattaaaaccctaCCTACCCCACCCCCACTCAGCCgacaaactctctctctccctccccccttctttctttttcttctttcttccttACCCAACCCCACCGACTCCCCCACCCccctcttttctttctttttcttccttctttCTCTTCCAGGCGCTCCACCGCCTCCCTCCCCCCCCCCTTTTCTTTCCCCAATCACGGTGGATGAGCTGGGGCAGGCGCTCCACCGCTCCCTTGACGACTTCCAGGCGCTCCAACTCCGGGCTGAGCTTCGACGACTTACAGACGCTCCCTCGACGAAGTCCATCTTCAGACGCCGCCGCGCTCCAGACGCCGCCGCGCTCAACCTCCATCTTCAGACGCAGTCGCGCTCCCTCGCCACCGCCGGATTCGTGAGATTGGCGCACCGGATTCGcgcacccattttttttttttttttttttgagggattcGCCATGTGGCGAATCCCGTGCGTATCCCACGCGAATCGCACGCGAATCGCACCCTTGAGCGAATCGGATACTGCAATGTGGTGATTTCCGGCGAATCCGTGCATTATAGGTGGAGAGCCAACCTTGGCTCTTAAAAGTGGTTCCCACCAATTATGAGCCAACACCCCATATTGGTGAGCCAACCCCTTGGCtcttaaatttatgttttaatttggatttaattttaatgtttgtTTTCTATTAATTCTAAAACACTAtatttaaaagcataaatttcatttaaattaaaaaataattctacattgattgaaattgaaaattgcattacaataaaataaaatcatagatTACTTCAATTTAAGAAagcataaaaaaaatcaacaatttATGGTAAATTGTTGCGTTTCTTGATATCTTCCACCAACTTCATGCGGAAGGCCAACTCATCGGGGTTCATGTCGGAGGTATCTTTACCCATGATGATCAAGTCGACGAGGTCGCATTGGGCTTGGGAGAAGATGTTCATAACCTTGACCATGTTCTCCATGGCCTCACATGCCCGAGTTTGGTTGTTGGACAACTCCGCCTTCTTCTTGCCTTCGTCTTTCTTCTCCGCCTTTTGGCCTTGAGGCCGTGTCGAGTTACTTGGCTCGCTATAGGTGGTAGTATGGCGACCATCCGATTCCTTGGACCGCTTGGAGGAATGAATATCCTCGCCAATCGATGCGTATTTTTGACATTCGCGAAGCACTTGCCACGCGCATATGGATACTTGAAAACACTCCCGTGCTCGACAGCATACATTTATGTTGCTTTGCCGGTGATTTGCTCGTCGCTCATGCCGGATGCCCAATTTGCTCGGCACTTCTCGTAGATGGCTTCCCACAACTTCACGTCCTTTTGGACGCGTTAAAAGTGACTTTATTTACATCACATCGCGTTGGATCGTGCTTGGGGACCATTGAGCATTGTATTTCTTCAGGATATCGCCCCAATAGCTTGCTCCTTTTTGATCGGCACCTTTGATCGAGTCGCATGTGGCCTCCGCATACAAACGACACACTAATATCGTCTCCGCCGGGGTGTAGCCACCTCTTTGTTTGGTAGAGGGCGGCATGTAGCCGACACTTCGGGTTCGGCCGTCGCCGCAAATTGGACGTTCAAATTTATTCCTTCGAGACCCGCCGTTTGAAAAGCGTTTGAAGATTGAGATAATGGCGAGAACGCATCATCAGGTGAATTTGGATTGTCGAAATTGGAATTTTGGGAGTGATTGCTCCAATATTTTGCCCAACTCTCATCTATGATTTCTTgcacaaaaaataagaaataaacaagaagaagaagatgaatgaGAAAGGGATGTGAAAGTGAATGAAAAGAGAGGCAATTTATAGAAATAggtagaagaaaaaaaaattgcaagtgAGCCAATCTGTCCGTTTCCAATCCCaattcaaatttattattatttaaaaaaaattgtcgaAATTTCAAAAGACGTTTGGCGAGATTggctatatattttttattatatatttgaaatgctTTTCTTGGGGAAATCAAAAGACGTTTGGCGAGTAGGTTTAAGGACATGCATATTTATAAAATGAATGTATAGAAATTGTgaaagaattttttaaaaatgtgaAACATTCATTGATTaggtatatataattaataaaaatatatttgttgcATATTTTTGCATGGGATGCTTGTATGTTTGGCGAGAATATTTTAGAAGACAATTTTCCTTTAATATTGTATATAGAAGTGTTCATGGTTTAAGTTCTTTggtataaattaaatttatgaaatcaaAGAATACGAAGTTATAAGAGAATCAACGAACAAGAAGAACGACAATAAAAAGTACTACTATTAAAGAGTTTATGAAAATAGATCTATATTAGAGTTAAATAATTGAATCTTCTGAGATGATaacataaataatattttttagatgTTGATTTTGTAgtagttaaataaaataatgaatatcAATAGTTGCCTCTAAAcatagtttttaaatatatataactaaaatttagTGTTTTGGATTAAATTACCTCCACGtcctctctcttttttcttgtACGTACAAAACAtgttctctctctttttctttcttttgaacTCATCTCTCTCAAACCCTAGTTGCTCCGCAGCTCATCTGCCGCTTTGAATTCCTAATCCTCCCACTGTGCCGCTAAATCATTTACTCTGACGCGCCACCATTACTCTATCATCATCTACTCTTATAAAATTCTTCTTTTccgaactctctctctctctctctccccccgaCGAGCctttttataacaaaaaaattgtatattgAATACGCTCGTTATCACCTGTAAAAATTCTGCATCTCTATTGTTGAACTTTCTGAAAAATTCACATGCGAAAATATATGTGTGCATATGTTGAATCTCTATTGTTAAACTTCTTGAAAATTACACTTCTGTGAAAATATATTCGTGAGAAATTCCCTTCTTCGATTTTTTGGATACATATCTGTTGTTGGAATGCAAGAAGAGATTATGTTCTGTAGTTGCAATGCTGTCTTCTTCCATCCgtagctgcaattcaagaacaATTTATGAGAGTAATTTTGTAAGTCGTGCAAAGATGATGTAGAGGAAGTAAATATTGAGATTTACGTGATATTTATAAATGTTATTAAATCGTGCTATGTAACTGATACAATCGTGTATGACAGTTAATATTTTACTTTActgattattttattaaagatttaaatcatttaatttgatTGAAGTGGTTGATTACAGTTATTTTTCTattggtataatttttttttatcatttctattggtataaattaaataagtatAGTGGATGCTAAAATAACTGACAATATACAATGaatttaaacaaataaaaaatttcggTGATTCAGTTTCaacaattcaaaaaaaagaTTTGAATTTGAACTCCACAAAAATCGGTTTTAATTAAAACTTTTCAAAATTGCGGTCAattacaatttttaaaaattaacgGGAAAATATAGCCGTtgaactgctcttttatataatactatatagatatatagattgcCTTTgttacctcaaaaaaaaaaaaaaaatacacgcaCTATTTTTTATCCAACATCTCTAAAGTGTATGGCCGCCCTATCTAGAAATATACAGTTCATTATTAAGTCAATACTATGTCTGGTGGTTATAGTATCTACAAGTCGCAATTTAAGTATAAAATCCGTGTTGGTATTTCTAATATATAGCAGTAGACTAGTAGCTCAATAACTCCAATTCAACTAATGTATGATTtgtcattttcatatatttcattaaataacAGAAACAAATtcttctgtgtgtgtgtgtctggtTAATAAGCACACGCAGTGACGCGCACACACTCTCATAAATCATAATGCAGAAAAACATTTGAgcaatttaaaaaatactacaTCCATGGCCACCACCGGTACTGGGGCATTCGCCGCCGGTATCTGGCCGTTGACCCGCTGCCGCGATGCATCCACCACCACCGCGAGAATTAGGCCAATCTCCAAGTCTAAGCTATCGGCCATTCGGACGGAGAAGCAGGTAGCTCCCTCCGTTTCCGACAACGGCGCCTTGGGGTTGGGGAAGAAGCAGCCGAGTAGTGGAGGCCGTGGCGAGCGGGAGGCGGAGACGGAGAACCGGAGCTCCACTTTGAGAGATTACTTCGAGCAGAGTAGAGAGTTGATTAGTAGATCGGACGGCGGACCGCCGCGGTGGTTTTCGCCCTTGGAATGCCGATCGCCGTTGAAGGATTCGCCTCTTTTGCTATACTTACCTGGTTAgcttatctttttatttttattcagtttttttgttcttttcctAAAAATACGGTGTGATTCCTTTGTTGTTACATCaagttataaatatatattcactTCATATGTTCTAGTAAAATGAGCGGCGAATCTTTATATAGTAAAGAAAAATTGTCTTCATTTTATGAAATGAATAATTGAgattgaattattaattttctttttttttgtaaataaagaataTTTATAAGGTGCATTTACtttagttgtaaaattttcaatagaaaatgatgaataagaaaagattagaaaatattatctttttcttattttctttatcgTATGTTTACTCGAgatgaaaatatgagaaaatattggaaaatatttGCACACCCCTACcttaagataatattatccaacattggagagaaaatgagctGTTCAAGAAAATTTTCCACCCTACCGGAAGAAAatttttcatcataataaagatttgaaaatgataaaaaataagtgagaatggtgaaaaataagtgagaaaatattttttctctcatttttcatcaaagtaaacgcaccccaAGAATAAGAGATAAAAAAGATGTGGTGTCATGTTTTAAAAAGTAAAGTGTCATGTTTTTTATGGacatcaaaaatgacaaaagtgttATACTTTTCGtgaacggaaggagtattagatagaataaaaatataggaTATTCATATTCACCAAGTTTGTTTGCAATCAATATTTGTTCCATTTTTGCAGGGGTGGTTGGAGTAGGAATGGGACTTTCATTGCAACATGAAAGACTTGGAAAGTAAGTTCTCTTCTCTATTATATGAAACAGTATAGTATCAtaggtttttttttgtttgagatTATGTTTAGATCAAATGTAGTTGATAACTCAATTATGTGTCACACTAGGATATTTGATATATGGTGCATGCACATCCCTCTCACAGACAGAACATCATTCACAGGTttttgttctctctctctctctggttcCTCTTATCCCTTAAATGACTCAAGATCACAACAGCAAACTAGCAATGGCACATGAACTATCTCACATGTGGAAATTTAAAAGAAACTAACAAAATAATTTAGTATTTACTGATAATTTTTAATCTCACAGACCTGGTAAAGTTTGTTGAAAATGCTGTTAAGACGGAGCATTCGCGTTCTCCAAACAGACCGATATATCTTCTTGGGGAATCTTTTGGGGCATGCCTCGCACTTGCTGTTGCTGCTCGTAATCCAAATATTGATCTTGTCTTAATCTTGGCTAATCCAGGTACTttttgccttcgatttcttacATTTGCTACCACTCATTGTGAACTAGCATCTTAATCATTTTCTGTTCAATCTCTTATTGACAGCCACCTCTTTTGGAAAATCTGTGTCGCAAAGTCTGTTGCCGTTGTCAACTGTGATGCCTGAGCAGCTCGGATCCGGTTTACCTTATTTGCTAACTTTACTGTTAGGTGAATGTTGTTTAAGGTTTTGTTTAGGATGATAAAATGCTAGAAAGGTTAAATGGCTTATCTTCTCATGAAATTACTGTGTATTGTGCTATAGACTAGTATTCATATGAAGTTTTTGGTTAATTAGGTAACCCTGCAAAGGCGGTGACAGCAGCGATGAGGAAAAATCTTCCTTCAGAACAAGTGATTGAGAATCTATCTCAGGAAACTATTGCAATGTCCTCATATCTTTCTGTAAGACTCGTATTTGTAACATAAATACGTAAATAGGGGATGATCATATCTGCCTCAAATTTTTTTCTGCAAATTAATTTCtatcttggctacttgtctctGACTCTCTGCAATTTTAGTCCCAAAGTTGTATGATATTATAagcaaaggtattaacaaaagTTTTTGAGACATAACTATTACTTCTCTGTttctaatttgtcatttttctTTCTGAAACAAGTTGCTAGATTTTGCAGAATGTTTCTCTTTAGAACTATATTTGGATCGACTTATTTCTTACTGACTAGCTGTAAAGTTTCACATTATATCCAAGAAAGTAACGATTAAGGTCACAGGTGCTCTCTAAGCTTTTCAACGTGGAAACGCTTCGCTGGAAGCTCAATCTGCTCAAATCAGCTGCTGGATTTGCCAATTCACGACTTCATGCAGTGAAAGCTCAAACTTTGATACTTGCGAGGTTGTCAATCATTCCCATCTCTCTGAATATGATGATTTCCCAGAGTTGCTTTTTTACTATAATTCATAATTTGAACACAGATCCATCATATTTTACTACTTCTCACCCTCTAGCTGACCTCATCATCAGTATCCACTTGATTGTTCTTCATCTTCAATCCTATCCATGTTACTATTGCAGTGGACAAGACCAGTTGCTTCCAAGTAGAGAGGAAGCTGAGAGACTTCATCAGGTGCTGCCAAAGTCTCAAGTCCGTCTATTCGAAGACAGTGGTCATGCCCTCTTCTTGGTAGGTTGATACCCCTCTTTACTGTAACAGAACGCTATGTTAGATGAAGACATACGTAGCCAGTATATCCAGTTAGAGTAGTGGAAAAGCTGTAAACACATAGCAACCAACAATC comes from Salvia miltiorrhiza cultivar Shanhuang (shh) chromosome 3, IMPLAD_Smil_shh, whole genome shotgun sequence and encodes:
- the LOC131015971 gene encoding phytyl ester synthase 2, chloroplastic-like; protein product: MAATAAFAAVIWPLTLRQRYASPTTGKFRSISKPELSVYASAVRKEKQPRELAPSVSDSSAVGKKPAEEIPPSGGRGREPEAESDDGLSSLKNYFDQCREFISKSDGGPPRWFSPLECRSQLKDSPLLLYLPGVDGVGLGLMMEHERLGKIFDIWCMHIPLKDRTPLTDLVKFVESTVKTEHLRVPNRPIYLVGESFGACLALAVAACNPEIDLPLILANPATSFGKSLLQPLTLLPLSAMMPEKLSSSLPYVLTLLLGNPAKMVAAAMSKHLPLDQVIEVLSQESVAISSYLSTMSKLFTVETLCWKLNLLKSAAAFANSRLHAVKAQTLILASGQDKLLPSRDEANRLCQVLQKCQVRLFANSGHALFLEMQEHGFSLASILTGASFYRRGERHNYVSDYLPPTPSEFWRIYELQRWIETAVNPVVLSTLENGDIVRSLAGIPSEGPVLYVGYHMMLGFEVVPLLARFWIERNILLRGMTHPMVFTMLREGIIPPPLSAFDNMKIMGAVPVSATNFYRLLSSNSHVLLYPGGMRESLHRKGEEYKLFWPEQPEFVRVAAKFGAKIVPFGVVGEDDIGHLLLDYNDLTRIPYIKNAIEELTEEVVKLRSDAIGEVANENVHLPVIIPKVPGRFYFLFGKPIETEGRKQKVRSREKAQELYLEVKSEVEKCLAYLKEKRENDPYRHIVARLTYQAIHGFDSEVPTFDFTTKTHP
- the LOC131015972 gene encoding phytyl ester synthase 2, chloroplastic-like, translating into MATTGTGAFAAGIWPLTRCRDASTTTARIRPISKSKLSAIRTEKQVAPSVSDNGALGLGKKQPSSGGRGEREAETENRSSTLRDYFEQSRELISRSDGGPPRWFSPLECRSPLKDSPLLLYLPGVVGVGMGLSLQHERLGKIFDIWCMHIPLTDRTSFTDLVKFVENAVKTEHSRSPNRPIYLLGESFGACLALAVAARNPNIDLVLILANPATSFGKSVSQSLLPLSTVMPEQLGSGLPYLLTLLLGNPAKAVTAAMRKNLPSEQVIENLSQETIAMSSYLSVLSKLFNVETLRWKLNLLKSAAGFANSRLHAVKAQTLILASGQDQLLPSREEAERLHQVLPKSQVRLFEDSGHALFLEDGISLISILTGSSFYRRGARHDYVSDYLPPSPSEFRRVYEPQSWIDAATNPVVLSTTENGDIVRGLAGIPSEGPVLYVGYHMMLGFEIVPLVSRFWTERNILLRGVAHPMMFTKLKEGRMPDTSAFDTFRIMGAVPVSAPNFFRLFSSKSHVLLYPGGVREALHRKGEEYKLFWPEQSEFVRMAAKFGAKIVPFGVVGEDDVGHLLMDYDDLRRIPYFRNSIEELTAEVVKLRSNTVGEVANQDVHLPIIVPKIPGRFYFLFGKPIETKGRQQELKSREKAQELYLEVKSEVEKNLAYLKEKRESDPYRNIFARLSYQASHGFESEVPTFDFSDKMHT